Genomic DNA from Candidatus Baltobacteraceae bacterium:
CCAGCCGCTGCCCCAGATGACCTTGATAACGTTCCAGCCCGCACCCTTGAATACGGTTTCGAGTTCCTGGATGATCTTGCCGTTGCCGCGCACCGGACCATCGAGCCGCTGCAGGTTGCAGTTGACGACCCAGATCAGATTGTCGAGATGCTCGCGGCCGGCAAGTGAGATCGCGCCGAGCGACTCGGGTTCGTCGGTCTCGCCGTCCCCGAGAAAAGCCCACACTTTGCGATCGCCCGCGTCGATGATGCCGCGGTCGTTCATATAGCGCATAAAACGCGCCTGATAGATCGACATGATCGGGCCGAGTCCCATCGAGACGGTCGGAAATTGCCAGAAGTCCGGCATCAGCCACGGATGCGGGTACGACGAGAGGCCCTTGCCGTCGACTTCCTGGCGGAAGTTGATCAGCTGCTCTTCGGTTATGCGCCCCTCGAGAAACGCGCGCGCGTAAAAGCCCGGCGACGAATGCCCTTGCATGAAGACGAGATCGCCGCCGCTCTTCTCCGAGGGCGCGCGAAAGAAATGGTTGAAGCCGACGTCGTAGAGGGTGGCCGACGATGCGAAGCTCGCGACGTGACCGCCGAGTTCGGACGAATCTTTGTTCGCCCGCACCACCATCGCCATCGAGTTCCAGCGAATGTAGTGCCGGATGCGCGTCTCGAGTTCGTCGTTCCCCGGCATCGGCGGCTGCTCGTTGGGCGTGATCGTGTTGATATACGGGGTCGTGAAGCCGAGCGAGACGTGCGCGCCTTGACGCTGCGCCGTCTCGACCAATTCGCCGATCAGCTCCTGCGCGCGCGCGGGCCCCTCGTTTGCGATCACGCCCTCGATCGCATCGATCCACTCGCGCGTCTCTTGAGGATCGCCCGCAGCCATCGTATTACTCGTCGTCATGCCGCCCGCTTCGCCCCGCACCCGCCATCCCTTCTCGATGGATCGATCCAATCGCCCACCTGGATGCATCCAAGCTTCGTCACCCTAGAAAGCTCATGCGTCGCCCCCAGCCCAACAAAGCGAGCCCTCCTTGTCATATAAGCTTGTCAAAGGACGGCCCCGTCGCATGCTCATGCTTCGACAGGCTCAGCATGACAAAGCGACCCCCCCCCCCCTTGTCATCCTGAGCTTGTCGAAGGACGGAGCCCGCCGAAGGACGGATCCAAGACTAACTCGTTGTGAGCAGCGCCGCCGTGGCTCGGTTCTCTTCGCGCAGCACGATGCCGATCGCCACCAGGACGACCGCGCCGCCCAGTAGTGCCGGCGGTGCGAGCGATTCGTGGAAGATCGCCAGCGCGAGCAAGGCGGCGATAACCGGCTCCACGACCGTCGTAAACGCCAACACGCTCGGAGAGAACCAGCGCAGCGCGGCGTTCATGGCCGTGTGCCCGAGCAACTGCGAAACCAGCGCCATCGCAACGATGCCGCCCCACGCGACGCCGTCGTGCAGCGGCGGCATCGGTTGGCGAGTCAGCAGCGCGGCCGCGATCAGCGCGAGCGCGGCCCACGAGTACGAGTGGGTGACGATCGTGCGCGTCGTGAGGTCGCCGCGAACTTCACGGATGAGGATCCAATACGCCCCGATGGCAAACGCGGCGACGAGCGCGAGGATCGCGCCGGCGATCGCATGCCCGGGAATCGGCGGCGTCGTGCGATTGAAGCCCACCATCAGAACCAAGCCGGCCGCGCCGAGTCCGAACGCGCCCCAGGCCAGCGCCGAGAGGTGCTTCCCGCGCACGATCGAGTCGTAGAGCGCGGTCCAAATCGGCGTGGTGGTGACGAGCAGCGTCGAGACCGCGACGCTCGTATATTCCAGCGACCAGACCCACCCCGCGAAATGCAGCGCGAGAAAGAATCCGCCCGCGCCCAGGATCGCACGTTCGCGCTTGCTGGTGCGCGCCAGATCACGCCGAACCGCCGCGAGCACCAGCAAGATTGCGGCGGCGATGCCAAGCCGCCCGGCGCAGGCCGCCAGCGGCAACGCGCCCGTCAACGCCCAACGCGCGAAAATCGCCGCCGCGCCGACCGCCAGTTGCGCGCCCCCGAGCGTTACGTACGGAACCGCCGATCGGCTGCGAATCTCACCGGAATGCACCGGCACCTCGTTTGGGTGCGGCCGTCGTTTCCCTGGTTGAACGTCCGGGGGAGAGTTCGTCGCGACCGGGTATATCTGGGGCACGGGAGCTCGCATTGCGCGGGCTGAGAGGGCGCGGATGACGCGCCGACCGCAAGGATTCGCACGTCGCGAATCCAGAGACCTGATCCGGGTAATGCCGGCGTAGGAAGGAGCTTTACATGGCTATCGCACCACCCAAAGCGACGAGCGGTTCGCGCAAGGTTTACGTTGAGGGCAGCGATTCGTCGATCCGCGTGCCGATGCGCGAGATCGCGCTGACCAACGGCGAGACGCACACCGTCTACGACACGAGCGGGCCGTACGCGGAGAGCGGCGTGACGGTCGACGTTCGTGCGGGAATCGCCGCATTGCGCGCCGGTTGGATCGAAGCGCGCAACGACACCGTCGAACTCGAAAAGGCAAGCTCGCTTTATCGGCGCGGTCGCGAGGCGATGCACGAACTCGACGGCGTGCGCTTTACGAGCACGCGCAAGCCGCGCGTCGCGAAGGCCGGCGCCAACGTCTCGCAGATGCACTACGCGCGCAAGGGCATCGTTACGCCGGAGATGGAGTTCATCGCGATTCGCGAAGGCTGCGCGCCGGAATTCGTACGCGACGAAGTCGCGCGCGGACGAGCGATCATTCCATCGAACATCAATCATCCCGAGAGCGAGCCGATGATCATCGGCCGCAACTTCCTCGTTAAAATCAATGCCAATATCGGCAACTCCGCCGTCGCCTCGACGATCGAAGAAGAAGTCGACAAGATGACTTGGTCGACGCGTTGGGGCGCGGATACCGTCATGGATCTCTCGACCGGCAAGAACATTCACGAGACGCGCGAGTGGATTCTGCGCAATTCGCCGGTGCCCATCGGCACGGTGCCGATCTATCAAGCGCTCGAAAAAGTCGACGGCAAAGCCGAAGCGCTGACCTGGGAGCTGTATCGCGACACGCTGATCGAACAAGCCGAGCAGGGCGTCGATTATTTCACCATTCATGCCGGCGTCTTGTTGCGTTACGTGCCGCTCACCGCCGATCGCGTAACCGGCATCGTCTCGCGCGGCGGCTCGATTCTTGCCAAGTGGTGCCTCTCGCATCACCAAGAGAACTTTCTCTACACGCACTTCGAAGAGATCTGCGAGATCATGAAGGCTTACGACGTCGCATTCTCGCTCGGCGACGGCCTGCGGCCGGGCTGCCTGGCCGATGCGAACGACGCGGCGCAATTCGGCGAACTCGAGACGCTCGGCGAACTCACGAAGGTCGCGTGGCGGCACGACGTGCAAGTCATGATCGAAGGGCCCGGTCACGTGCCCATGCATCTGATCAAAGAGAACATGGACAAACAGCTCGAGGTCTGCCACGAAGCGCCGTTCTACACGCTCGGGCCGCTGACGACCGATATCGCTCCCGGCTACGATCACATCACGAGCGCCATCGGCGCCGCGATGATCGGTTGGTTCGGCACGGCGATGCTGTGCTACGTTACGCCCAAAGAGCACTTAGGTCTGCCGAATAAGAAAGACGTTAAAGACGGCGTCATCGCCTACAAGATCGCGGCGCATGCCGCCGACGTTGCGAAGGGGCACCCGCACGCGCGTCACTGGGACGACGTTCTCTCGAAGGCGCGTTTCGAATTTCGTTGGGAGGATCAGTTCAATCTCGCGCTCGATCCCGATACGGCGCGCGAGTTCCACGACGAGACGCTGCCCGCTCAAGGCGCGAAGGTGGCGCACTTCTGTTCGATGTGCGGACCGCATTTCTGCTCGATGAAAATCACGCAGGAGGTTCGCGAGTTCGCGCAACGCGGGATGGAAGAGAAGTCGGCCGAGTTCTTAGAAAAAGGCGCCGAAGTCTACGTGCCTTCCTAAGCGATGTCCGGCGACCGCGAACCCACTCTCTGGCAGCGTCTTCGCGAGGTCGGGCCCGGCGTCATAACCGGCGCCGCCGACGACGACCCGTCGGGTATCTCCACCTATTCGGTGGCCGGTGCCTCGACGGGCCTTTCGATGTTATGGCTCTCGCTGATTACGACGCCGATGATGGCCGTTATTCAGGGCATGTGCGCGCGCATCGGCATGGTGACCGGCACCGGCTTAGCGGCGACCATGAGCAAAACGCTGCCGCGTTGGCTGACCGTCGTACTCACGCTGGCGGTCGTCGTCGCCAACACGTTTAACGTCGGAGCCGATTTTGCCGGCATGTCCGATGCGGCGCACCTCGTCTTCAAACTCCCGGCGACGATTCTGGTGCTGATCTTCGGAGCCGTGCTGCTCGGCTCGATGATGTATCTCTCGTACCGCGTGCTCGTCAACATTTTTAAGGTACTGACGATATCGCTGCTGGCCTACGTCGTTACGGCCGTCATCGTGCATCCCAATTGGGGCAACGTGCTGCGCAATTTGGTCATCCCCCACGTGCAGTTCGACAAGAGCTGGCTGACGACGGCGATGGGCGTGCTGGGAACCACGATCACGCCGTATCTCTTCTTTTGGCAGTCGTCGCTGATGGTCGAGCAGGAAAAAGACGCCGGCAATCTCAAGCTCGCCGACCGCCGCGGGGCGACCGAAGAAGATATCAAGGCCGCACATTTTGACGTCAACGCCGGAATGATTCTTTCCAACGCGGTGATGTTCTTTATCATCGTAACGACGGCGCTCACGCTCAACGCGCACGGTCTTACGCACGTCGCGACCGCGCAGCAGGCGGCGGTCGCGCTCGAACCGCTAGCCGGGAAATTTGCCGGCGTGCTCTTCATGCTTGGAATGGTCGGCACGGGATTGCTCGCGATTCCATCGCTAGCCGGCTCGTCGGCCTACATCGTTTCGGACGTGTTCGCTTTTCGTGGACCGACGGGCTTCAACGTGCAGGCGAACAAGGCGCCGCGATTTTATGCCGTCGTCGGGCTAGGGGTCTTGCTCGGCGTCGCGATGACGCTCTTTCACATCGACGCGATCAAAACGCTCTACTATTCGGCCGTGCTCAACGGGCTCGTCGCCGTCCCGATCGTATTCGTATTGATTCGCATCGCGAACAATTCCGAGATCATGGGCAAGTGGGTCAACTCGTTGGCCGCCAACGTCTGGGCGTGGTTATGCTTCGTGCTGATGGCCGGCGTCGCGGTCGCGATATTCGTATAGGGAACGCGTGTTACGCCGAAAGCTAGCCGCCGAGGCCCTCGGAACCTTCGCAGTCACGCTCGCGGCAATGAGCGTAGACATTCTTTTCTCTACGACCAACCAAGTCGACTACGTGTCGCGATGGCTCGCCCGCGGGTTCATGACCACGGTCGTCATCTACACGTTCTCGGAGATCTCGGGAGCGCACGTCGACCCGGCGGTCACCTTTGGATTTGCGCTGCGGCGCGACTTTCCGGCTCGCTCGATTGCGGCCTATTGGGGCGCGCAATTCGCCGGCAGCCTCGCGGCCGTACTCTTGCTCCAATCGTTTTTTGGACGACGGATCGCCTACGGGGCGAGTCATCCGGGACCGCACGTTTCACCGCTCGTCGCGGTCTTGTGCGAAGCGGTACTTACGGCGATCGTCATGCTGGTGATTCTAGTAACGGCGCAGGAACGTTCGACGGTCGGCAAACAAGCGGCCGTGGCAGTGGGCATGTCGGTCGCAGCGTGCGGTTTCTTCGCCGGCCCCATTAGCGGTGCGTCGATGAATCCCGCGCGTTCGATCGTTCCGCAACTCTTGAGCGGTCAATTCGATCTGGCCTGGATCTACGCGGTTGGGCCACTTGCCGGTGCGGCACTCGCGGTGGGAATTCATCGATGGATGTGCGGCGCGCCGAACCAGGACGAGCGAGAGGCTGCGACCGGCGAATGAGTGCGTGCGCGGTGATCTTCGATCGCGACGGGACGATCGTCGTCGACGTCCCATACAACGGCGATCCGGGACGCGTCGAACCGGTCCCGGGCGCCCGCGAAGGTATCGCGCGGCTGCGTGCGGCCGGATTGCCGATCGCGGTGGTTTCCAACCAGAGCGGTATCGGGCGCGGCCTGATCTCGGCGGCCCAAGTCGAGGCGGTCAATCGGCGAGTCGACGAAGTGCTCGGACCGTTCGATCTGTGGCTCTTTTGCCCGCACGCGCCCGAGGACGACTGCGACTGCCGCAAGCCCAAGCCGAAATTGATTCTCGACGCGGCGCGCGCGTTGGGCGTGGATCCGGCGTGCTGCGTCGTCATCGGCGATAAGGAGACGGACGCGCAAGCCGCGCGGGCGGCCGGCGCGCGCGCGGTGCTCGTGCGCGACGCCGCGACGCTGCGCGCCGCGATCGACGACGTTCTTGAACGGCGCTAGCGGCGCCGATCTCGCGGTCTTCGCCGGGCCGTCGCTCCCGCCGTCCGATCGCATCGTTGCCGACCGCATCGCGTACCTGCCGCCGGCGACTCGCGGCGACGTGGAACGTGCCTCGCATACGTATCGGCACGTGTTGCTCATCGACGGCGTCTTCCATCACGATCTCGCGCCCTCGCCGAAAGAAGTCTACGCCGCTGCGCAGCGCTGCAGGCTTAGCGGTGCGGCGAGCATGGGCGCGCTGCGCGCCGCGGAGTGCGCGCCGTACGGCATGACGCCGGTCGGTGCGATCGCACTCTGGTATCTGCGCGGAACGATCGACGGCGACGACGAGGTTGCGGTCTTGGTCGATCCCGCAACGCAGCGCGCCTTAACCGTTGCGTCGGTCAACGTGCGCTTCGTGGCTCGGTGCGCCGTTCGCGCGCGACTGTGGTCGCCGGCGCGAGCGAGCGATTGGATCGAGCGTTCGCGCGCGATCTTCTATATGGATCGCACGTGGGAAGACTGCCTGGAGTTACTCGAATCCGGCGCGCGCGCGCAGATCGAGCCGATCGTGCGGCGTCGCGGCGATCTCAAGCGCCAGGACGCGCGCTTTGCCGTGCGACGCGCTCAGCGGGTGCTTGAGTCCCAGTAGGAGAGATCGCCGCTGTCGGGATGCGGATACCGCAGCGAGGTTTGCGCGAGCACTTCGCGCGGCACGCGCACGACGTGTTGAATGTGGCGCCACGTGCGCATGACTTTAACCACGTAACGCTGCGTCTCGTAGTACGGAGGAACGCCCCCGAAGCGGGCCACGGCGTGCGGTCCCGCGTTGTAGGCCGCGAAGGCGAGTTGGTAGCGGTTGTGGCGGCCTTGATAGCGCGAGAGCAGACCGCTCAGATAGCGGGCAGCGCCGTAGAGATTATCCGAAGCGTTGCGCGGATTCACGCCGAGCTTGTCGGCCGTACCCGGCATCAATTGTCCGAGCCCGATCGCGCCGACGCTCGAACGCGCGTGCGTATGCCAATCCGATTCGACCGTCACCAGAGCCACGATCAGATTCGCGTCGACTTTCCAGCGGGCGGCGTTGGCGAGCACGTGGCGGGCCAAGTCGCGGCTCTGCCAGCCGGGCAGTTGCGGATTGATCGTACGAAGCACGTTCGCATAGGCTTTTACGGCAACCGGCCCCGACGGGGCTCTGTGAGTCGCGGCGACCGCGGGCAGGCCGAGCAACGGAATAAGGGCCGTCGCAATGACGAGCCCAAGACCCGCTCTTAACGGGGCAAGGAGTGTACGCATATACCTCTAGCTTCGGCACCAGCGAGTCGGTGCCTGAGGCGGGTTACGCGAGGTTGGCGCGCCGGCCCTCCCTAGGCCGGACGAGCCGGGCGGCATCCCGGGCAAGGCAGGCGATCCGTTCCTCGACCGGTCCGAACCAGGACCAGGAGGCATAAAACTTCGGGAGGGGCTGGCTCAAATTCGCGATGGCCTCGCTCACCGGCACCAGATCGCAGCCGTCGCCGGGCGTTCCGGCAAGCAGGCTCTCGATCAGTTCGAGATCGCTCGTAAAGCCGCCGGCGCTGAAGCGGTAGCTGTCGTGAAAGAAGACGATGCTCTCGGGCCCCAGGTGGGCGCGTACGCCGTGGACGCTGACTTTGAGCCGGCCCATCGCCGCCTGCGGGTCCATCTCCGGAAAGAGCAAGTTGCAAAGCGTCCGGGGCGAGACCCCATCGCGGTACACGGCCAAGGCCATGCACAGCTGGAGCTGGTCCGAGGAGAGGGGCTTGCAGAGCCCGTTGCGGAGAACCCGGCCTCGCAGGGTCTCGACAAAGAGCGGTGCCGACGCGACGAATGCTTCCATGTATCAAGGATAGCGGGCGGGCGCCGTCGCCACATCGGGGATTACCCGTAGTTTGTGCGAAGCGGCCATCTACGTAGAGGACGCTCCTGCAAGCACCGCGCCGATCCGGCGAGAACGGGGCGCCCATGAGCCGCAATTCGAGGATGACCCCACGGCAGCGCCGCGCGTGGGGCATCGGCCTGATCGTCTTCTTCGTCGTGATGTGCGGCATGATCGCCTGGAGCCAGCTCTACGCGGTCTATCACAACGTCCCGTATTACGAGGGTAAGTTACGCAAGTGAGCAAGCTCGCGGGCACGGGAAAGCTGCTGCGAATCTTCATCGGCGAAAGCGATCGGCACGGCGCGCAGCCGCTCTACACCGCGATCGTGGAGGCGGCCCGAGCCGCGGGACTCGCCGGCGCAACCGTCTTTAAAGGAATAGAAGGCTTCGGCGCACGCTCGGTGGTGCACGCCGCCCGCATCTTCGATCTCTCGAGCGATCTGCCCGTGCTCGTGGAGCTGGTCGATACCGAGGAACGCATCCGCGCGTTCCTTCCGCAGCTCGACGCCATGGTTGCCGATGGACTCATCACCCTCGAAACCGTCGAAGTGATCCGCTACAAAAGCGGAAAGCCGAAGGCGTAGGTGGATCTTCGAACCGCGGTCGCGGTTTTTCTCGGCGGCGGCCTGGGCTCGGTCGCGCGCTATCTCGTGACCTTCGCGGTCGCGCAGCGCATCGGGCCCGGCTTTCCGTGGTGGACCTTCGCGATTAATATCAGCGGAAGTTTCGCGATCGGCGTAGTCGCCGAACTCTACCTCACGCGAACCTTCGGCATGACGACCGAAGTGCGCACGTTCTTCATGGTCGGCGTCTTGGGCGGCTACACGACCTTCTCGAGTTTCGCGCTCGAGACGCTGGGGCTCGCGCGCGAAGGCGCGCCGGGTCTCGCGGTTACGTACGCCGCCGGCAGCATCGTCGCCGGCGTCGTTGCCGCACTGCTCGGAATCGCACTCGCGCGCGCCCTCGCAGGCGCGCACGCGAGCTTTTGAACAAACTTTGATAGCGCCGCTGAAAGGAAAGCGCCGCACGCATACCGGACCCCGCATCTAGGAGGTCCTAACGTGACGCTGCGTCTTCTTTTTTCTGTTGTCTTTGCGGCTCTTGTTGTATCGGCCGCACCCGCTTTTGCCGCCGGCACGCCCGCGAGCCCGAGCCCGGCTCCCGCGTCCGCGGTCAAACCGCCGAAACCACCGAACCCCACGGCGAGTCCGTCGCCGACGCCAACGCCCGGTCCGCCGTTCGGAAACGAGACCTGGCGCGAGATCGGCCCGGCAACCGCCGGCGGCCGCATCGCCGCGGTCGAAGGCTCCGCTACCGACCCCAAACTGTACTACGTCGGCACCGCCGGCGGCGGGGTTTGGAAATCGGCCGACGGCGGCCTGACGTGGGCCGCGGTCTTCGCGGATCAAAAGTGGGCCTCGATCGGGGCCGTGACGATCGATCCGAACAACAACGATGTCGTGTGGGTGGGCACCGGCGAAACGAACCCGCGTCAAAACGTGAGTTACGGCGGCGGAATCTACAAGTCGACCGATGGCGGCAAGACCTGGAAGAGCATGGGCCTCGACGCCACGCGTCAGATCTCGCGCATCCTCGTCGATCCCCACAATTCCAACCACGTGATCGTGGGCGCGCTCGGCGATCTCTTCGCCGACAGCACGGATCGCGGCGTCTACGTTACCGAAGACGGCGGCAAGACCTGGAGCAAGACGCTCTACCTCACCCCGTCGAGCGGCGTCTCCGACATGGCCATGGACATGCAGCACACGAACGTCGTGTACGCCGGCATGTGGCATTTCCGTCGCCAGCCCTGGACGTTTACCAGCGGCGGCGAAGACGACGGTCTCTACAAATCCACCGACGGCGGCAAGAGTTGGAACAAACTCACCGGCAACGGCTTGCCGACCGGGATAACCGGCCGCATCGGTTTGGCCGTCGCGCCGAGCGACGGTAATCGCGTCTACGCGATCATCGAATCGAGTCAGGGAATCTTGTGGCGCAGCGACGATGCCGGCGCCAAGTGGACGATGGTCAGCAACGACACGCTCGTCGATCAGCGGCCGTTCTACTTCACGCACATCGCCGCCGATCCGAAGAATCCCGATCGCGTTTACGCGGTCTCCGAGGCGCTCGCGCTCTCGACCGACGGCGGCAAGAAGTTCAAAGCGATCGCGAAGCCGGTTCACGTGGACTATCACGCGATCTGGATCGCGCCCAACGATCCGAGCCGCATCATCGTCG
This window encodes:
- a CDS encoding Nramp family divalent metal transporter, encoding MSGDREPTLWQRLREVGPGVITGAADDDPSGISTYSVAGASTGLSMLWLSLITTPMMAVIQGMCARIGMVTGTGLAATMSKTLPRWLTVVLTLAVVVANTFNVGADFAGMSDAAHLVFKLPATILVLIFGAVLLGSMMYLSYRVLVNIFKVLTISLLAYVVTAVIVHPNWGNVLRNLVIPHVQFDKSWLTTAMGVLGTTITPYLFFWQSSLMVEQEKDAGNLKLADRRGATEEDIKAAHFDVNAGMILSNAVMFFIIVTTALTLNAHGLTHVATAQQAAVALEPLAGKFAGVLFMLGMVGTGLLAIPSLAGSSAYIVSDVFAFRGPTGFNVQANKAPRFYAVVGLGVLLGVAMTLFHIDAIKTLYYSAVLNGLVAVPIVFVLIRIANNSEIMGKWVNSLAANVWAWLCFVLMAGVAVAIFV
- the crcB gene encoding fluoride efflux transporter CrcB; the encoded protein is MDLRTAVAVFLGGGLGSVARYLVTFAVAQRIGPGFPWWTFAINISGSFAIGVVAELYLTRTFGMTTEVRTFFMVGVLGGYTTFSSFALETLGLAREGAPGLAVTYAAGSIVAGVVAALLGIALARALAGAHASF
- a CDS encoding lytic transglycosylase domain-containing protein; translation: MRTLLAPLRAGLGLVIATALIPLLGLPAVAATHRAPSGPVAVKAYANVLRTINPQLPGWQSRDLARHVLANAARWKVDANLIVALVTVESDWHTHARSSVGAIGLGQLMPGTADKLGVNPRNASDNLYGAARYLSGLLSRYQGRHNRYQLAFAAYNAGPHAVARFGGVPPYYETQRYVVKVMRTWRHIQHVVRVPREVLAQTSLRYPHPDSGDLSYWDSSTR
- a CDS encoding aquaporin codes for the protein MLRRKLAAEALGTFAVTLAAMSVDILFSTTNQVDYVSRWLARGFMTTVVIYTFSEISGAHVDPAVTFGFALRRDFPARSIAAYWGAQFAGSLAAVLLLQSFFGRRIAYGASHPGPHVSPLVAVLCEAVLTAIVMLVILVTAQERSTVGKQAAVAVGMSVAACGFFAGPISGASMNPARSIVPQLLSGQFDLAWIYAVGPLAGAALAVGIHRWMCGAPNQDEREAATGE
- the thiC gene encoding phosphomethylpyrimidine synthase ThiC, which codes for MAIAPPKATSGSRKVYVEGSDSSIRVPMREIALTNGETHTVYDTSGPYAESGVTVDVRAGIAALRAGWIEARNDTVELEKASSLYRRGREAMHELDGVRFTSTRKPRVAKAGANVSQMHYARKGIVTPEMEFIAIREGCAPEFVRDEVARGRAIIPSNINHPESEPMIIGRNFLVKINANIGNSAVASTIEEEVDKMTWSTRWGADTVMDLSTGKNIHETREWILRNSPVPIGTVPIYQALEKVDGKAEALTWELYRDTLIEQAEQGVDYFTIHAGVLLRYVPLTADRVTGIVSRGGSILAKWCLSHHQENFLYTHFEEICEIMKAYDVAFSLGDGLRPGCLADANDAAQFGELETLGELTKVAWRHDVQVMIEGPGHVPMHLIKENMDKQLEVCHEAPFYTLGPLTTDIAPGYDHITSAIGAAMIGWFGTAMLCYVTPKEHLGLPNKKDVKDGVIAYKIAAHAADVAKGHPHARHWDDVLSKARFEFRWEDQFNLALDPDTAREFHDETLPAQGAKVAHFCSMCGPHFCSMKITQEVREFAQRGMEEKSAEFLEKGAEVYVPS
- a CDS encoding DMT family transporter, which translates into the protein MHSGEIRSRSAVPYVTLGGAQLAVGAAAIFARWALTGALPLAACAGRLGIAAAILLVLAAVRRDLARTSKRERAILGAGGFFLALHFAGWVWSLEYTSVAVSTLLVTTTPIWTALYDSIVRGKHLSALAWGAFGLGAAGLVLMVGFNRTTPPIPGHAIAGAILALVAAFAIGAYWILIREVRGDLTTRTIVTHSYSWAALALIAAALLTRQPMPPLHDGVAWGGIVAMALVSQLLGHTAMNAALRWFSPSVLAFTTVVEPVIAALLALAIFHESLAPPALLGGAVVLVAIGIVLREENRATAALLTTS
- a CDS encoding HAD family hydrolase, encoding MSACAVIFDRDGTIVVDVPYNGDPGRVEPVPGAREGIARLRAAGLPIAVVSNQSGIGRGLISAAQVEAVNRRVDEVLGPFDLWLFCPHAPEDDCDCRKPKPKLILDAARALGVDPACCVVIGDKETDAQAARAAGARAVLVRDAATLRAAIDDVLERR
- a CDS encoding DUF190 domain-containing protein; this encodes MSKLAGTGKLLRIFIGESDRHGAQPLYTAIVEAARAAGLAGATVFKGIEGFGARSVVHAARIFDLSSDLPVLVELVDTEERIRAFLPQLDAMVADGLITLETVEVIRYKSGKPKA
- a CDS encoding TfuA-like protein, whose protein sequence is MNGASGADLAVFAGPSLPPSDRIVADRIAYLPPATRGDVERASHTYRHVLLIDGVFHHDLAPSPKEVYAAAQRCRLSGAASMGALRAAECAPYGMTPVGAIALWYLRGTIDGDDEVAVLVDPATQRALTVASVNVRFVARCAVRARLWSPARASDWIERSRAIFYMDRTWEDCLELLESGARAQIEPIVRRRGDLKRQDARFAVRRAQRVLESQ